A stretch of DNA from Methylogaea oryzae:
TCGACGACTGCTGCGCCAGGTTGATCGCCAATGCCCTGGAACAACCCACCGTCGTGGTGCATCGCGACTACCATTCGCGCAATCTCATGGTCACGGAAAACGGCAATCCCGGCGTGCTGGACTTCCAAGACGCCGTCACCGGCCCCATCACCTACGACGCCGTGTCGCTGCTGCGCGACTGCTACGTGGACTGGCCGCTGGCGCGGGTGGAAACCTGGGCCTTGAACTACGCCGCCCGGCTGCGCGACGCCAAGCTGCTGGACGGGGAAGTGGAAGACGAGCAATTCCTGCGCTGGTTCGACCTGATGGGCATGCAGCGCCACCTCAAGGCCATCGGCATTTTCTCCCGCCTCAAGCTGCGCGACGGAAAATCGGGATACCTGCAGGACATTCCCCGCACGCTGAACTACGTGCTGCAATCGGCCGGCCGCTACGACATTTTCGCCCCCTTCGTCGCCCTGCTGGAGCAACACGTGGTGCCGCGCCTGGACGAGGTCGCCGGCGGAGCCCAATGAATGCCATGATCCTGGCCGCCGGCCGCGGCGAACGGCTGCGGCCGCTGACCGACCACACCCCCAAGCCCCTGCTGCAAGCCGCCGGCAAGCCGCTCATCGGGCATTTGCTGGAATCCCTGGCGGCGGCCGGCTTCCGCCGCATCGTCGTCAACCTGGGGCATCTGGGCGAACAGCTGCGCGCCGCCCTGGGCGACGGCGACCGCTACGGCGTCGCTCTCCAATACTCGCAAGAACCGGACGGCGCCCTGGAAACCGGCGGCGGCATCCGCCAAGCCCTGCCCTTGCTGGGCGACAAGCCGTTCCTGGTGGTCAACGGCGACATCGCCACCGACTTCCCTTTCGCCAGCCTGCGCGGCCGGCCCGCCGGCCTGGCCCACCTGGTGCTGATTCCCAATCCGCCCCACAAGGCCCACGGCGACTTTGCCCTGGCCGACGGCCTGCTGCGGCCGGACGCCGGCGACGGCCACACCTTCGCCGGCATCGGCGTCTACCGGCCGGAGCTGTTCGCCGGCCTGGAACCCGGCCGCTATCCGCTGGCGCCGCTGTTGCGCCAGGCCATGGCGCAAGGCCAAGTCAGCGGCGAGCTGTACCGGGGCTATTGGCTGGACGTCGGCACGCCGCAGCGCCTGCAAGCGGCCGACGAGCACTACCGCTGCGCCGAACACGAGACTTAACCCGCCCAACCAACTCCAGCGAGCGACGACCATGGAACGCCTCAAAGCCAAAATCCGCGACATCCCCGACTTCCCCAAGCCCGGCATCGTCTTCAAGGACATCACCCCCCTGGTGCGCGATCCCGCCACGCTGCGGCTGGCCGTGCATCAGCTGCTGCACCCGTTCCTCGGCCAAGACATCACCGCAGTGGCCGGCATGGAAGCGCGCGGCTTCATATTCGGCTCCCTGGTGGCGTGGGAGCTGGGCGTCGGTTTCATCCCGCTGCGCAAGCCGGGCAAGCTGCCCCACGACGTGCACAGCGTGTCCTACGATTTGGAATACGGCTCCGCCAGCCTGGAAGTGCACCGCGACGCCCTGCAAGCGGGCGACAAAGTGCTGCTGATCGACGACTTGCTGGCCACCGGCGGCACGGCCCTGGCCAGCTGCGAACTGGTGGAAAAACTCGGCGCCCAGGTAGCCGGCTGCGCTTTCGTGGTGGAGCTGGATTTCCTGGCCGGACGCGACAAGCTGGACAAGTACTTCGTCCATTCGTTGCTGCATTACTCCTGACCGGACGCAATCTCGGTAGCTCGGTAACGCGGCTCCCTCTCCCCCAGGTAGAGGGTTGGGGTGAGGGAAATAAAAGGTCGGCGACTTTCCGCCCCCTGCTCCCGCCTTCTCTCCGGCGGGAGCAAGGGCTTGCCGGGAAACGTTTAATGCCGCGTCGGCGACACCGCCGCCGGCGCGTCGTCCCGCAGCAGCCGTTCCACATCCACCGCATCGAAGCGGTAGTGCCGATTGCAGAACTCGCAGTCCACCAGCACGTGGCCCTGTTCCGCCAGCAGCGACTCCACTTCGTCCCGCCCCAGGCTGCGCAGCACCGTTTCGATGCGCTCGCGCGAGCAGCCGCAGCGGAACGTGACTCCCTCCGGCGGAAACAGGCGGACTTTTTCCTCGTTGAACAAACGATACAGCAAGGTTTCCGCCGGCAACTGCAACAGCTCCCGCTCGGTAACCGTCTCCGCCAGCAACGCCACCCGCTCCCAGTCGTCGGCCTCGCGGGAACTGGCGGGCAGTTCCTGCAACAGCAACCCCACCGCCCGCTCGCCGTCGGCGCACAGCCACAAGCGGGTGCGCAGCTGCTCCGATTGCTCGAAATAGCCGCGCAAGGCATCGGCTAGATTCGCGCCGTCCAGGGCGACTATGCCTTGGTAAGGGTCGGCGCCCTGATTCTGGATGGTCAGCACCAAGCGGCCGTCGCCGAACGTGGTCCGCAGATCGCCCGTCGGCACTTCCCCCTGCCAGCGGGCCAAGCCGCGCAGGCTGCGCTGGTGGGTCGCCTGGGCCACCAACGTCGTCAGCGGGCCGCTGCCCTGCGCCTGCAAAATCAGCGAACCTTGAAACTTGATCGTGGCCGACAGCAGAGACGCCGCCGCCAGCGCTTGGCCCAATTGGCGACGCACGGCGTCGGGATATTCGTGGCGCGCCAGCACGGCTTGCCAACTGGCGTCCAGTTGCACCAGTTCGCCGCGCACGCCGATATCTTCGAACAAAAAACGGTGCAGGCTGTCGGAGTCGCTCATATTGCCATCGTAGGAAAAAAAGGTTGGCTATTATACTGGGCCTGACACGTTCACTACCCGGTGCATCCATGGCTTTCGGCAAGCAAACCACCCTGCCCACACCGCAAGAAGCGCTGCCCGGCCGCGACCGGCCCATGCCGGTGTCGCCCCGCCACTTCGTCAACGGCAACGCCGTCCAGCCGCCGTTCCCGCCCGAACTGGAACGGGCGCTGTTCGGCCTGGGCTGTTTTTGGGGAGCGGAGCGGCGCTACTGGCGATTGGAAGGCGTCCACGCCACCGCCGTCGGTTACGCCGGCGGCCACACCCCCAACCCCACTTACGCCGAATTGTGCAGCGGCCGCACCGGCCACGCCGAAGTGGTGCTGGTGGTGTTCCACCCCGAACACATCGACTACGGGGAACTGCTGCGGGTATTCTGGGAAAGCCACGATCCCACCCAGGGCATGCGCCAGGGCAACGACATCGGCACCCAATACCGCTCCTGCATTTTCACCTACGGCGAAAGGCAGCAGCGCTTGGCCCTGGCCAGCCGCGACGCCTATCAAGCCGCCTTGAACCGCGCCGGCAAAGGCCCCATTACCACGCAAATCGAAGCGGCGCCGCCGTTTTATTACGCCGAGGACGAACACCAGCAATACCTGGCGAAAAATCCCGACGGTTATTGCGGGCTGGGCGGCACCGGCGTCGCCTGCCCCAATTGGACCTAACCCCCGAAGGAACACCGCATGACTTACCGCAAACCGTCCAAAACCCTGCCGTCCGCCATCGCCTTGACCGCCTTGCTCGTCACGGCCTGCGCCACCTCGCCGCTGGGGCGCAACCAATTGATGCTGCTGTCCGGCCAGCAGTTGAACGCCATGGGCATACAAGCCTTCGAGCAAAAGAAAAGCTCCACCCCGGTGGATCGGAGCGCGGCCGTCAACCACTACGTAGAATGCGTCGCCCGCCAGCTGCTCGGGGCCCAGGCCGGCCAATGGGAAATACGGGTATTCGACGATCCCACCCCCAACGCTTTCGCCCTCCCCGGCGGCAAGATCGGCGTGCATAAAGGCTTGCTGAAGGTGGCGCAAAACCAGCACCAGCTGGCCACCGTGCTAGGCCACGAAATCGCCCACGTGCAGGCCAACCACGCCAACGAGCGCGCTTCCCAGGAGTTTGCCATGCAACAAGGCATCAATCTGCTGGCCGCCGCCGGCGACCCCAGCAGCCAAGCCGGCCGCACCGTGCTGGGCGTGCTCGGCTTGGGCGCGAAATACGGTGTGCTGATGCCCTACAACCGGCTGCAGGAATCGGAAGCCGACCTGGTGGGCCTGGACACCATGGCCCAGGCGGGGTTCGATCCGGCCCAATCCATCAACCTGTGGATCAACATGGACAAAGCCGGCGGCGCCCAGCCGGTGGAGTTCCTCTCCACCCACCCCTCCCACGGCACCCGCATCCAAGCCCTGCAGCAACGCCTGCCGCAGGCGACCGCCTTGCAACAGCAAGCCTTGGCCGCCGGGCGCCGGCCCAACTGCGACCAATAAGGCTTCAGCACAGCCCCAATGCCGTTAAGTTAGCGCTCGTTGGCGGGTTCCCTCTCCCCGCGGGAGAGGGAGCCGGAGCCCTGCGGGCCACCTTAACGCCGCCCCCGCGTCAAACCCAGCACCAGCCAAGCCGCGCCCAATAACGCCGCCGCCAGCAGCAGCAAGCCGGAGGCCATGCAGCCGGTCAAGTCCTTTAGCCAGCCCAGCGCCGCCGGGCTGGCGTAACCGCCCAAATTGCCCAGGGAATTGATCAGGGCGATGCCGCCGGCGGCGGCGCGGCCGGACAGCATGGCCGTGGGCAAGGGCCAGAACACCGCCACCGCCGCCGTTACGCCCAGGGCCGCCACCGACAAAGCCGCCAGCGAGCCCGCCAAAGAATCCGCCCAAACCATGGTCGCGGCGAAACCCAGCGCGCCGGCCAAGGCGCAACCGGCCAGATGCCAACGGCGCTCGCCGCGCCGGTCGGAGCTCCTCCCCAGCCACACCATGCCCAACGCCGCCGCCAGGTACGGAATGGCGCTGAGCAGCCCGGTGGCGGCATAGCTGCCCCGGTCCAAATCGTGGACGATCTGCGGCATCCAGAAAGAAATGCCGTACAGCCCCACCACCAGCAGGAAATACAGCAACGCCAGCGCCCACACCCGCGGCGACTTGACGGCCGCGCCGAAGGCCGTGTGCCGCGCCGCGCCGTCCTCGTCCCGCGCCAAGCACGCCAGCAACCGGGCTTTTTCCTCACGCGTCAACCAACGCGCATGCGCCGGCCCGTCGTCCAGCCAAAACCAGGTGAATAGCCCCAACAGCACCGCCGGCAACCCCTCCGCCAGGAACAGCCACTGCCAACCGCGCAAGCCCTGCGCCCCGTCCAAGGCCGTCATCACCCAACCGGACAACGGCCCGCCCAACACCCCCGCCACCGGCACGGCCGCCA
This window harbors:
- the murU gene encoding N-acetylmuramate alpha-1-phosphate uridylyltransferase MurU, coding for MNAMILAAGRGERLRPLTDHTPKPLLQAAGKPLIGHLLESLAAAGFRRIVVNLGHLGEQLRAALGDGDRYGVALQYSQEPDGALETGGGIRQALPLLGDKPFLVVNGDIATDFPFASLRGRPAGLAHLVLIPNPPHKAHGDFALADGLLRPDAGDGHTFAGIGVYRPELFAGLEPGRYPLAPLLRQAMAQGQVSGELYRGYWLDVGTPQRLQAADEHYRCAEHET
- a CDS encoding adenine phosphoribosyltransferase, which translates into the protein MERLKAKIRDIPDFPKPGIVFKDITPLVRDPATLRLAVHQLLHPFLGQDITAVAGMEARGFIFGSLVAWELGVGFIPLRKPGKLPHDVHSVSYDLEYGSASLEVHRDALQAGDKVLLIDDLLATGGTALASCELVEKLGAQVAGCAFVVELDFLAGRDKLDKYFVHSLLHYS
- the hslO gene encoding Hsp33 family molecular chaperone HslO, whose protein sequence is MSDSDSLHRFLFEDIGVRGELVQLDASWQAVLARHEYPDAVRRQLGQALAAASLLSATIKFQGSLILQAQGSGPLTTLVAQATHQRSLRGLARWQGEVPTGDLRTTFGDGRLVLTIQNQGADPYQGIVALDGANLADALRGYFEQSEQLRTRLWLCADGERAVGLLLQELPASSREADDWERVALLAETVTERELLQLPAETLLYRLFNEEKVRLFPPEGVTFRCGCSRERIETVLRSLGRDEVESLLAEQGHVLVDCEFCNRHYRFDAVDVERLLRDDAPAAVSPTRH
- the msrA gene encoding peptide-methionine (S)-S-oxide reductase MsrA translates to MAFGKQTTLPTPQEALPGRDRPMPVSPRHFVNGNAVQPPFPPELERALFGLGCFWGAERRYWRLEGVHATAVGYAGGHTPNPTYAELCSGRTGHAEVVLVVFHPEHIDYGELLRVFWESHDPTQGMRQGNDIGTQYRSCIFTYGERQQRLALASRDAYQAALNRAGKGPITTQIEAAPPFYYAEDEHQQYLAKNPDGYCGLGGTGVACPNWT
- a CDS encoding M48 family metallopeptidase — encoded protein: MTYRKPSKTLPSAIALTALLVTACATSPLGRNQLMLLSGQQLNAMGIQAFEQKKSSTPVDRSAAVNHYVECVARQLLGAQAGQWEIRVFDDPTPNAFALPGGKIGVHKGLLKVAQNQHQLATVLGHEIAHVQANHANERASQEFAMQQGINLLAAAGDPSSQAGRTVLGVLGLGAKYGVLMPYNRLQESEADLVGLDTMAQAGFDPAQSINLWINMDKAGGAQPVEFLSTHPSHGTRIQALQQRLPQATALQQQALAAGRRPNCDQ
- a CDS encoding MFS transporter, which codes for MPPLDHPDDLENALFRKISRRLLPFLFLLYVVAYLDRVNIGFAKLQMNADLGFSDTVYGVGAGVFFLGYFLFEVPSGLILHRVGARRWIARVVAMWGLISAATLWVDTPASFYALRFLLGLGEAGFFPGIIYYLTLWYPSARRAQTVAVFMAAVPVAGVLGGPLSGWVMTALDGAQGLRGWQWLFLAEGLPAVLLGLFTWFWLDDGPAHARWLTREEKARLLACLARDEDGAARHTAFGAAVKSPRVWALALLYFLLVVGLYGISFWMPQIVHDLDRGSYAATGLLSAIPYLAAALGMVWLGRSSDRRGERRWHLAGCALAGALGFAATMVWADSLAGSLAALSVAALGVTAAVAVFWPLPTAMLSGRAAAGGIALINSLGNLGGYASPAALGWLKDLTGCMASGLLLLAAALLGAAWLVLGLTRGRR